Proteins encoded within one genomic window of Triticum aestivum cultivar Chinese Spring chromosome 2D, IWGSC CS RefSeq v2.1, whole genome shotgun sequence:
- the LOC123053928 gene encoding RNA polymerase II C-terminal domain phosphatase-like 1 isoform X1: MIKSMVYFGHISIGEVELWPKGETNVAAAPWVREIRVDRLSPPSERCLPLAVLHTVSSGALCFVMESRPSPATADDEPPSSLVAMHTACLRDNKTAVFPLGAEEIHLVAMKPKSNLPNHACFWGYKVPLGLYNSCLSMLNLRCLGIVFDLDETLIVANTTRSFEDRIDALQRKLSKETDPQRISGMLAEIKRYQEDRTMLKQYIDGDQVIDGGKMYKVQSEVVPPLADNHQPMIRPVIRLQEKSIILTRINPSIRDTSVLVRLRPAWDDLRSYLIARGRKRFEVYVCTMAERDYALEMWRLLDPDSRLINSVQLPHRLVCVKSGFKKSLLNVFHDGSCHPGMALVIDDRLKVWEEKDQCRVHVVPAFSPYYAPQAEFFALPEMLHAMLGVASSSKNILAIWEFDEGLLPSISEVHFDDELDHVPSSPDVGNYLISEDENAASLNVNKDPMAFDGMADAEVERRMKEAVCSVQAADPVTTNVDVISAAANQQFATSSSIPLAPPLGMVPLNNDQGPQPPSVSWSDAQSGMVDPLQGSPAREEGEVPESELDPDTRRRLLILQHGQDTRDPTPPFAAEPSVQASVPPVQSQGNWFPVEDEMDPRNLNRTSTDFHVESDAVHSDKSQPPHQPYFPARDNPVFSDRFNHQNQRYSSQLPHSEDRQMLQNQAPTTYRSFSGEDMATQRFHPGNRSSQMESGRQFVQYTETSGAVLEEIAAKCGFKVEYRSTLCDTTELRFSIQIWIVGEKVGEGMGRTRKEAQRQAANISLRNLADKFLSFDPDKMTVPMDDGFSSNPNSFKYTGIDGDNIVPVASTSDGSRYMHERVDNSTKSAGSVAALKELCTAEGYNLVFQAQPSPLDSLTRKEVHAQIEIGGQILGKGVGVTWEEAKVQAADGALGTLRYMLGQRPQKRSGSPRSFASNYNKRYKPDFQPMAQRIPSGRYSRNDSRVP, encoded by the exons ATGATCAAATCGATGGTGTATTTCGGGCACATCTCCATCGGGGAGGTGGAGCTGTGGCCCAAGGGGGAGACGAACGTGGCGGCGGCACCGTGGGTGCGGGAGATCCGGGTGGACCGCCTCTCCCCGCCCAGCGAGCGGTGCCTGCCGCTCGCCGTGCTGCACACTGTGTCCTCCGGCGCCCTCTGCTTCGTAATGGAGTCGAGGCCAAGCCCAGCAACAGCTGACGACGAGCCCCCGTCGTCGCTTGTTGCCATGCACACCGCTTGCCTCAGAGACAATAAG ACAGCAGTTTTTCCACTTGGAGCAGAAGAAATCCATTTAGTTGCAATGAAACCCAAGAGTAACTTGCCCAACCACGCATGTTTTTGGGGCTATAAAGTACCATTAGGCCTGTATAATTCTTGCTTGAGTATGTTGAATCTTCGATGCCTTGGTATTGTGTTTGACCTTGATGAAACACTAATTGTTGCCAATACCACACGGTCTTTTGAAGACAGAATTGATGCACTCCAGAGAAAATTGAGTAAAGAGACTGATCCACAGCGTATTAGTGGTATGTTGGCAGAGATCAAGAGGTACCAAGAGGACAGGACTATGCTAAAGCAGTATATAGATGGTGATCAAGTTATTGATGGTGGGAAAATGTATAAAGTACAATCCGAGGTTGTTCCACCTTTAGCTGATAATCATCAACCTATGATCCGTCCTGTTATAAGGCTACAAGAGAAAAGTATTATATTGACACGTATAAATCCATCG ATAAGAGATACCAGTGTTCTGGTGCGGTTAAGGCCTGCTTGGGATGATCTTCGGAGCTACTTGATTGCAAGAGGTCGGAAACGTTTTGAGGTGTATGTGTGCACAATGGCTGAGAGGGACTATGCCTTGGAAATGTGGAGGTTGCTTGATCCTGATTCTAGACTGATAAACTCTGTTCAACTTCCTCACAGGCTTGTCTGTGTCAAATCTG GCTTTAAAAAGTCATTGCTAAATGTGTTCCATGATGGATCTTGTCACCCTGGTATGGCTCTAGTGATTGATGACCGTTTGAAAGTTTGGGAGGAGAAGGACCAATGTCGAGTTCATGTTGTTCCTGCCTTCTCTCCGTATTACGCTCCGCAAGCAGAG TTCTTTGCGTTGCCAGAAATGTTGCATGCAATGTTAGGGGTAGCTTCTTCAAGTAAGAACATCTTGGCTATATG GGAATTCGATGAGGGTCTTCTACCATCGATCAGTGAAGTTCATTTTGACGATGAATTAGATCATGTTCCGTCTTCTCCTGATGTTGGAAATTATTTGATTTCAGAG GATGAGAATGCAGCAAGTTTGAATGTGAACAAAGATCCGATGGCTTTTGACGGTATGGCAGATGCAGAGGTTGAGAGGAGAATGAAG GAAGCAGTTTGCAGTGTGCAAGCTGCAGATCCAGTGACAACAAATGTTGACGTGATATCAGCAGCTGCTAACCAGCAATTTGCTACATCTTCATCTATTCCGTTAGCACCACCACTGGGCATGGTGCCTTTGAATAACGATCAAGGTCCTCAGCCTCCTTCAGTCAGCTGGTCTGATGCTCAATCTGGTATGGTGGATCCTTTGCAAGGTTCTCCAGCTAGAGAAGAGGGTGAGGTTCCTGAGTCTGAGTTAGATCCTGACACAAGGAGAAGGCTTCTGATATTACAGCATGGCCAAGACACAAGAGATCCCACACCACCCTTCGCTGCAGAACCTTCTGTACAAGCCTCAGTTCCTCCAGTGCAATCTCAGGGAAATTGGTTTCCTGTAGAGGATGAGATGGACCCAAGAAACTTAAATAGGACTTCAACGGACTTTCATGTAGAATCTGATGCTGTACATAGTGATAAAAGTCAACCACCACATCAACCATACTTCCCTGCTCGTGATAATCCTGTATTTTCCGATAGATTTAACCATCAGAACCAGAGATATTCTTCTCAG CTACCTCACAGTGAGGATCGTCAAATGCTTCAGAACCAGGCACCTACAACATATAGATCATTTTCTG GCGAGGATATGGCAACCCAGCGTTTTCATCCAGGTAACAGAAGCAGCCAAATGGAGTCAGGACGTCAATTTGTACAATACACAGAGACATCTGGTGCTGTATTGGAGGAGATTGCAGCGAAGTGTGGATTTAAG GTGGAGTACAGGTCAACTTTATGTGATACTACAGAGTTGCGATTCTCCATTCAG ATTTGGATTGTTGGAGAAAAAGTAGGCGAAGGAATGGGAAGAACAAGGAAAGAAGCTCAACGACAAGCTGCTAATATATCATTAAGAAATCTGGCAG ATAAATTTCTGTCATTTGATCCAGATAAGATGACAGTTCCTATGGATGATGGTTTTAGTAGCAATCCAAACTCATTCAAATATACAGGGATTGATGGAGATAATATAGTACCAGTTGCAAGCACGTCGGATGGGTCTAGATATATGCACGAGAGAGTTGATAACTCAACCAAATCTGCTGGTTCTGTTGCTGCTCTTAAGGAGCTT TGTACAGCTGAGGGGTATAACTTAGTTTTCCAAGCTCAGCCATCTCCATTAGATAGTTTGACAAGGAAAGAAGTTCATGCTCAG ATTGAAATAGGCGGGCAAATCCTGGGAAAAGGAGTTGGAGTAACATGGGAGGAAGCTAAGGTGCAG GCTGCTGATGGGGCTCTGGGAACTCTGAGATACATGCTTGGTCAACGTCCACAGAAACGGTCTGGATCTCCAAG GTCATTTGCATCCAATTATAATAAGCGCTACAAGCCAGATTTCCAGCCGATGGCACAAAGGATTCCTTCTGGCAGATATTCTAGGAATGACAGTCGTGTTCCCTGA
- the LOC123053928 gene encoding RNA polymerase II C-terminal domain phosphatase-like 1 isoform X2, translating to MIKSMVYFGHISIGEVELWPKGETNVAAAPWVREIRVDRLSPPSERCLPLAVLHTVSSGALCFVMESRPSPATADDEPPSSLVAMHTACLRDNKTAVFPLGAEEIHLVAMKPKSNLPNHACFWGYKVPLGLYNSCLSMLNLRCLGIVFDLDETLIVANTTRSFEDRIDALQRKLSKETDPQRISGMLAEIKRYQEDRTMLKQYIDGDQVIDGGKMYKVQSEVVPPLADNHQPMIRPVIRLQEKSIILTRINPSIRDTSVLVRLRPAWDDLRSYLIARGRKRFEVYVCTMAERDYALEMWRLLDPDSRLINSVQLPHRLVCVKSGFKKSLLNVFHDGSCHPGMALVIDDRLKVWEEKDQCRVHVVPAFSPYYAPQAEANFPIPVLCVARNVACNVRGSFFKEFDEGLLPSISEVHFDDELDHVPSSPDVGNYLISEDENAASLNVNKDPMAFDGMADAEVERRMKEAVCSVQAADPVTTNVDVISAAANQQFATSSSIPLAPPLGMVPLNNDQGPQPPSVSWSDAQSGMVDPLQGSPAREEGEVPESELDPDTRRRLLILQHGQDTRDPTPPFAAEPSVQASVPPVQSQGNWFPVEDEMDPRNLNRTSTDFHVESDAVHSDKSQPPHQPYFPARDNPVFSDRFNHQNQRYSSQLPHSEDRQMLQNQAPTTYRSFSGEDMATQRFHPGNRSSQMESGRQFVQYTETSGAVLEEIAAKCGFKVEYRSTLCDTTELRFSIQIWIVGEKVGEGMGRTRKEAQRQAANISLRNLADKFLSFDPDKMTVPMDDGFSSNPNSFKYTGIDGDNIVPVASTSDGSRYMHERVDNSTKSAGSVAALKELCTAEGYNLVFQAQPSPLDSLTRKEVHAQIEIGGQILGKGVGVTWEEAKVQAADGALGTLRYMLGQRPQKRSGSPRSFASNYNKRYKPDFQPMAQRIPSGRYSRNDSRVP from the exons ATGATCAAATCGATGGTGTATTTCGGGCACATCTCCATCGGGGAGGTGGAGCTGTGGCCCAAGGGGGAGACGAACGTGGCGGCGGCACCGTGGGTGCGGGAGATCCGGGTGGACCGCCTCTCCCCGCCCAGCGAGCGGTGCCTGCCGCTCGCCGTGCTGCACACTGTGTCCTCCGGCGCCCTCTGCTTCGTAATGGAGTCGAGGCCAAGCCCAGCAACAGCTGACGACGAGCCCCCGTCGTCGCTTGTTGCCATGCACACCGCTTGCCTCAGAGACAATAAG ACAGCAGTTTTTCCACTTGGAGCAGAAGAAATCCATTTAGTTGCAATGAAACCCAAGAGTAACTTGCCCAACCACGCATGTTTTTGGGGCTATAAAGTACCATTAGGCCTGTATAATTCTTGCTTGAGTATGTTGAATCTTCGATGCCTTGGTATTGTGTTTGACCTTGATGAAACACTAATTGTTGCCAATACCACACGGTCTTTTGAAGACAGAATTGATGCACTCCAGAGAAAATTGAGTAAAGAGACTGATCCACAGCGTATTAGTGGTATGTTGGCAGAGATCAAGAGGTACCAAGAGGACAGGACTATGCTAAAGCAGTATATAGATGGTGATCAAGTTATTGATGGTGGGAAAATGTATAAAGTACAATCCGAGGTTGTTCCACCTTTAGCTGATAATCATCAACCTATGATCCGTCCTGTTATAAGGCTACAAGAGAAAAGTATTATATTGACACGTATAAATCCATCG ATAAGAGATACCAGTGTTCTGGTGCGGTTAAGGCCTGCTTGGGATGATCTTCGGAGCTACTTGATTGCAAGAGGTCGGAAACGTTTTGAGGTGTATGTGTGCACAATGGCTGAGAGGGACTATGCCTTGGAAATGTGGAGGTTGCTTGATCCTGATTCTAGACTGATAAACTCTGTTCAACTTCCTCACAGGCTTGTCTGTGTCAAATCTG GCTTTAAAAAGTCATTGCTAAATGTGTTCCATGATGGATCTTGTCACCCTGGTATGGCTCTAGTGATTGATGACCGTTTGAAAGTTTGGGAGGAGAAGGACCAATGTCGAGTTCATGTTGTTCCTGCCTTCTCTCCGTATTACGCTCCGCAAGCAGAG GCGAACTTCCCTATTCCAGTTCTTTGCGTTGCCAGAAATGTTGCATGCAATGTTAGGGGTAGCTTCTTCAA GGAATTCGATGAGGGTCTTCTACCATCGATCAGTGAAGTTCATTTTGACGATGAATTAGATCATGTTCCGTCTTCTCCTGATGTTGGAAATTATTTGATTTCAGAG GATGAGAATGCAGCAAGTTTGAATGTGAACAAAGATCCGATGGCTTTTGACGGTATGGCAGATGCAGAGGTTGAGAGGAGAATGAAG GAAGCAGTTTGCAGTGTGCAAGCTGCAGATCCAGTGACAACAAATGTTGACGTGATATCAGCAGCTGCTAACCAGCAATTTGCTACATCTTCATCTATTCCGTTAGCACCACCACTGGGCATGGTGCCTTTGAATAACGATCAAGGTCCTCAGCCTCCTTCAGTCAGCTGGTCTGATGCTCAATCTGGTATGGTGGATCCTTTGCAAGGTTCTCCAGCTAGAGAAGAGGGTGAGGTTCCTGAGTCTGAGTTAGATCCTGACACAAGGAGAAGGCTTCTGATATTACAGCATGGCCAAGACACAAGAGATCCCACACCACCCTTCGCTGCAGAACCTTCTGTACAAGCCTCAGTTCCTCCAGTGCAATCTCAGGGAAATTGGTTTCCTGTAGAGGATGAGATGGACCCAAGAAACTTAAATAGGACTTCAACGGACTTTCATGTAGAATCTGATGCTGTACATAGTGATAAAAGTCAACCACCACATCAACCATACTTCCCTGCTCGTGATAATCCTGTATTTTCCGATAGATTTAACCATCAGAACCAGAGATATTCTTCTCAG CTACCTCACAGTGAGGATCGTCAAATGCTTCAGAACCAGGCACCTACAACATATAGATCATTTTCTG GCGAGGATATGGCAACCCAGCGTTTTCATCCAGGTAACAGAAGCAGCCAAATGGAGTCAGGACGTCAATTTGTACAATACACAGAGACATCTGGTGCTGTATTGGAGGAGATTGCAGCGAAGTGTGGATTTAAG GTGGAGTACAGGTCAACTTTATGTGATACTACAGAGTTGCGATTCTCCATTCAG ATTTGGATTGTTGGAGAAAAAGTAGGCGAAGGAATGGGAAGAACAAGGAAAGAAGCTCAACGACAAGCTGCTAATATATCATTAAGAAATCTGGCAG ATAAATTTCTGTCATTTGATCCAGATAAGATGACAGTTCCTATGGATGATGGTTTTAGTAGCAATCCAAACTCATTCAAATATACAGGGATTGATGGAGATAATATAGTACCAGTTGCAAGCACGTCGGATGGGTCTAGATATATGCACGAGAGAGTTGATAACTCAACCAAATCTGCTGGTTCTGTTGCTGCTCTTAAGGAGCTT TGTACAGCTGAGGGGTATAACTTAGTTTTCCAAGCTCAGCCATCTCCATTAGATAGTTTGACAAGGAAAGAAGTTCATGCTCAG ATTGAAATAGGCGGGCAAATCCTGGGAAAAGGAGTTGGAGTAACATGGGAGGAAGCTAAGGTGCAG GCTGCTGATGGGGCTCTGGGAACTCTGAGATACATGCTTGGTCAACGTCCACAGAAACGGTCTGGATCTCCAAG GTCATTTGCATCCAATTATAATAAGCGCTACAAGCCAGATTTCCAGCCGATGGCACAAAGGATTCCTTCTGGCAGATATTCTAGGAATGACAGTCGTGTTCCCTGA